The following proteins come from a genomic window of Chaetodon auriga isolate fChaAug3 chromosome 16, fChaAug3.hap1, whole genome shotgun sequence:
- the LOC143334660 gene encoding oxysterol-binding protein-related protein 6-like isoform X2 codes for MQRFPHHITPMDPQVCPPPLTSSQSMISGLDKSPACAFRPGHSRNNSTGSSKLSKQSRHWEVMDDLQHLDMCSAPGSTMDLSIPGICEGYLMKRRKYPLKGWHKRYFLLEKGILKYSKTQQDIQRGKLHGSLDVSLAVMSVNKKSKRIDLDAGDSLYHLKAKSHDLFYIWLTKLCAHRVFRKNEAMSVHRGVLQALSLGPSTLPAVATLAQTNRATLPHYASSASVFHQEMGSPAPAVASHPGVASKVSAWLQQTHDIDATSNDLARCQAELTELSQLIQRLHWLEGGLPITNTDLEMRISMHNLSLEKPKKTGKGYGHSRTLSRVEAMGGLFTSSHLSTNSSSGLGASVQSIPEYVYSQLSNPQVSSPEAKKLHQDIFTISQRVHSSLKSIHDILTLERERVRQAWTGPDLRQNTSQHLATLCGTLSERTPSMGRHSHRAPSVAESMAEYFDASEVILCETSSEAEASDESGLSDITTTSNSEPEEGHATATLNYRASLNNAPERPSPVPANTGRRTALPAPGTDNSHIGIMTILYNNIGKDLSRVSMPVALNEPVSLLQRLSEELEYSELLDIANNIDDPYERMVYVAAFSISGYAWASWRYRYKPFNPVLGETYESHREDRGFRYISEQVSHHPPVSACHAESENFTFWQDQRWKNKFWGKSVEIISSGLVNVTLPKYGDHYEWNKAVTCIHNVLSQQRWLEHYGEVVIRNTKSDVCTCKITFVKSRYWSSDNSKNEVQGVVLNQAGEVVHRFGGLWHEGIFCDTLVTPTCIWKPNVQPDDHFDFYGFSRYARELNELTPDLEAVLPPTDTRFRPDQRLLEEGKVAEADKKKDEVEEKQRERRKEMAKIGQEHIPRFFRKALDEAGREVWLTNQTYWKLRKDPGFAKTENLDLW; via the exons atgcaACGCTTTCCTCATCACATTACACCGATGGACCCTCAGGTTTGTCCACCTCCTCTGACCAGCAGCCAGTCGATGATCAGTGGTCTTGACAAATCCCCAGCCTGTGCCTTCAGACCGGGCCACTCACGGAACAACAGCACTGGCTCGTCAAAGCTTTCAAAACAG TCTCGTCACTGGGAGGTGATGGATGATTTGCAGCATCTGGATATGTGTTCTGCTCCTGGCTCAACTATGGACCTTAGTATCCCAGGGATCTGTGAGGGCTActtgatgaagaggaggaagtacCCGCTCAAAGGCTGGCACAAG AGATACTTCCTGTTGGAGAAAGGAATTCTCAAGTACTCCAAGACACAGCAAGAT ATTCAAAGAGGGAAACTCCATGGCTCTCTGGATGTCAGTCTGGCTGTCATGTCCGTCAACAAGAAATCCAAACGCATAGACCTGGATGCTGGAGACAGCCTCTACCACCTCAAG GCAAAGAGCCATGACCTCTTCTATATCTGGCTGACCAAGCTGTGCGCCCATCGTGTGTTTAGGAAAAACGAGGCAATGAGTGTTCATCGTGGTGTACTTCAGGCTCTTTCCTTGGGCCCCAGCACCCTGCCAGCCGTGGCCACTCTTGCCCAGACAAACAGAGCAACG CTTCCTCACTATGCCAGCTCAGCATCAGTGTTCCACCAAGAGATGGGAAGCCCCGCCCCTGCCGTCGCCTCTCACCCAGGGGTGGCCAGCAAGGTGTCAGCCTGGCTGCAGCAGACCCATGACATCGACGCAACCTCCAACG ACTTGGCTCGCTGTCAGGCAGAGCTGACAGAACTGTCCCAACTCATCCAGCGCCTCCATTGGCTTGAAGGAGGCCTAccaatcacaaacacagacctgGAGATGCGCATCAGCATGCAT aatCTCTCCCTGGAGAAACCCAAGAAGACAGGGAAAGGGTATGGTCACTCCAGGACTTTGTCCCGAGTTGAAGCCATGGGGGGATTG TTCACTTCCAGCCACCTGAGTACTAACAGCAGCTCTGGATTGGGGGCGTCCGTTCAGTCTATCCCTGAGTACGTCTACTCTCAGCTGTCCAACCCTCAGGTCAGCTCACCTGAGGCCAAAAAGCTTCACCAGGACATCTTCACTATATCTCAGAGGG TTCACTCTTCTCTCAAATCCATTCATGACATTTTGactttggagagagagagagtgaggcagGCCTGGACCGGCCCGGACCTGAGGCAGAACACCTCACAGCACCTTGCTACACTGTGCGGAACACTGTctgag AGGACACCTTCTATGGGTCGTCACAGTCATCGTGCGCCCTCAGTGGCAGAATCCATGGCAGAGTATTTTGATGCCAGTGAGGTGATTTTGTGTGAGACCTCATCAGAGGCAGAGGCTTCAGATGAGTCTGGCCTGAGTGacatcaccaccaccagcaaCTCAGAGCCTGAGGAGGGACATG ctacTGCCACCCTCAACTACCGGGCCAGTCTGAACAATGCTCCTGAGAGACCCAGCCCAGTGCCTGCTAATACTG GCCGTCGCACTGCCCTCCCCGCCCCAGGAACAGACAACAGCCACATTGGCATCATGACCATCCTGTACAACAACATCGGCAAGGACCTGTCTAGAGTCTCTATGCCGGTCGCTCTCAATGAGCCGGTGTCTTTGCTGCAGAGACTCAGTGAAGAGCTGGAGTACTCTGAGCTGCTGGACATTGCCAACAACATTGATGATCCATATGAGAGAATG GTTTATGTGGCAGCATTCTCCATCTCTGGATATGCCTGGGCATCCTGGAGGTATCGCTACAAACCCTTCAACCCTGTTCTGGGAGAAACCTACGAGAgtcacagagaagacagaggctTTCGCTACATCAGTGAGCAG gTCAGCCACCACCCTCCTGTCTCCGCCTGCCATGCAGAGTCAGAAAACTTCACTTTCTGGCAAG atCAGAGATGGAAAAACAAGTTTTGGGGGAAGTCCGTGGAGATCATCTCTTCTGGACTGGTCAACGTTACCCTGCCCAA gtACGGTGATCACTACGAATGGAACAAGGCAGTGACATGTATCCACAACGTGCTGAGTCAGCAGCGCTGGTTGGAGCACTATGGTGAGGTGGtcatcagaaacacaaagagtgATGTCTGCACCTGCAAGATCACGTTTGTCAAg TCTCGCTACTGGAGCTCAGACAACAGTAAGAACGAGGTGCAGGGTGTGGTTCTGAACCAGGCTGGAGAGGTGGTTCATCGTTTTGGAGGTCTCTGGCATGAGGGCATTTTCTGTGACACCCTGGTCACACCAACATGCATCTGGAAGCCCA ACGTGCAGCCTGATGACCACTTTGACTTCTACGGCTTCTCACGTTACGCAAGAGAACTAAATGAACTGACGCCTGACCTGGAGGCTGTCCTCCCTCCTACAGACACACGCTTCAGACCGGACCAGAG gcTCCTGGAGGAGGGGAAGGTAGCAGAGGCAGATAAAAAGAAGGATGAGGTagaagagaagcagagggagaggagaaaggagatgGCCAAGATAGGGCAAGAGCACATTCCCAGGTTTTTCAG GAAAGCTTTGGACGAGGCTGGCAGGGAGGTGTGGCTGACCAATCAAACCTACTGGAAGCTCCGCAAAGACCCGGGCTTTGCCAAGACTGAAAATCTGGACCTGTGGTAG
- the LOC143334660 gene encoding oxysterol-binding protein-related protein 7-like isoform X1, translating to MQRFPHHITPMDPQVCPPPLTSSQSMISGLDKSPACAFRPGHSRNNSTGSSKLSKQSRHWEVMDDLQHLDMCSAPGSTMDLSIPGICEGYLMKRRKYPLKGWHKRYFLLEKGILKYSKTQQDIQRGKLHGSLDVSLAVMSVNKKSKRIDLDAGDSLYHLKAKSHDLFYIWLTKLCAHRVFRKNEAMSVHRGVLQALSLGPSTLPAVATLAQTNRATLPHYASSASVFHQEMGSPAPAVASHPGVASKVSAWLQQTHDIDATSNDLARCQAELTELSQLIQRLHWLEGGLPITNTDLEMRISMHNLSLEKPKKTGKGYGHSRTLSRVEAMGGLFTSSHLSTNSSSGLGASVQSIPEYVYSQLSNPQVSSPEAKKLHQDIFTISQRVHSSLKSIHDILTLERERVRQAWTGPDLRQNTSQHLATLCGTLSELDIQSRLTKVHSLSLSSDSTEESFCTVRPDQRTPSMGRHSHRAPSVAESMAEYFDASEVILCETSSEAEASDESGLSDITTTSNSEPEEGHATATLNYRASLNNAPERPSPVPANTGRRTALPAPGTDNSHIGIMTILYNNIGKDLSRVSMPVALNEPVSLLQRLSEELEYSELLDIANNIDDPYERMVYVAAFSISGYAWASWRYRYKPFNPVLGETYESHREDRGFRYISEQVSHHPPVSACHAESENFTFWQDQRWKNKFWGKSVEIISSGLVNVTLPKYGDHYEWNKAVTCIHNVLSQQRWLEHYGEVVIRNTKSDVCTCKITFVKSRYWSSDNSKNEVQGVVLNQAGEVVHRFGGLWHEGIFCDTLVTPTCIWKPNVQPDDHFDFYGFSRYARELNELTPDLEAVLPPTDTRFRPDQRLLEEGKVAEADKKKDEVEEKQRERRKEMAKIGQEHIPRFFRKALDEAGREVWLTNQTYWKLRKDPGFAKTENLDLW from the exons atgcaACGCTTTCCTCATCACATTACACCGATGGACCCTCAGGTTTGTCCACCTCCTCTGACCAGCAGCCAGTCGATGATCAGTGGTCTTGACAAATCCCCAGCCTGTGCCTTCAGACCGGGCCACTCACGGAACAACAGCACTGGCTCGTCAAAGCTTTCAAAACAG TCTCGTCACTGGGAGGTGATGGATGATTTGCAGCATCTGGATATGTGTTCTGCTCCTGGCTCAACTATGGACCTTAGTATCCCAGGGATCTGTGAGGGCTActtgatgaagaggaggaagtacCCGCTCAAAGGCTGGCACAAG AGATACTTCCTGTTGGAGAAAGGAATTCTCAAGTACTCCAAGACACAGCAAGAT ATTCAAAGAGGGAAACTCCATGGCTCTCTGGATGTCAGTCTGGCTGTCATGTCCGTCAACAAGAAATCCAAACGCATAGACCTGGATGCTGGAGACAGCCTCTACCACCTCAAG GCAAAGAGCCATGACCTCTTCTATATCTGGCTGACCAAGCTGTGCGCCCATCGTGTGTTTAGGAAAAACGAGGCAATGAGTGTTCATCGTGGTGTACTTCAGGCTCTTTCCTTGGGCCCCAGCACCCTGCCAGCCGTGGCCACTCTTGCCCAGACAAACAGAGCAACG CTTCCTCACTATGCCAGCTCAGCATCAGTGTTCCACCAAGAGATGGGAAGCCCCGCCCCTGCCGTCGCCTCTCACCCAGGGGTGGCCAGCAAGGTGTCAGCCTGGCTGCAGCAGACCCATGACATCGACGCAACCTCCAACG ACTTGGCTCGCTGTCAGGCAGAGCTGACAGAACTGTCCCAACTCATCCAGCGCCTCCATTGGCTTGAAGGAGGCCTAccaatcacaaacacagacctgGAGATGCGCATCAGCATGCAT aatCTCTCCCTGGAGAAACCCAAGAAGACAGGGAAAGGGTATGGTCACTCCAGGACTTTGTCCCGAGTTGAAGCCATGGGGGGATTG TTCACTTCCAGCCACCTGAGTACTAACAGCAGCTCTGGATTGGGGGCGTCCGTTCAGTCTATCCCTGAGTACGTCTACTCTCAGCTGTCCAACCCTCAGGTCAGCTCACCTGAGGCCAAAAAGCTTCACCAGGACATCTTCACTATATCTCAGAGGG TTCACTCTTCTCTCAAATCCATTCATGACATTTTGactttggagagagagagagtgaggcagGCCTGGACCGGCCCGGACCTGAGGCAGAACACCTCACAGCACCTTGCTACACTGTGCGGAACACTGTctgag CTTGACATACAGTCACGTCTGACCAAAGTCCACTCGCTTTCCCTGTCCTCTGACTCTACTGAGGAATCCTTCTGCACCGTCCGTCCTGACCAG AGGACACCTTCTATGGGTCGTCACAGTCATCGTGCGCCCTCAGTGGCAGAATCCATGGCAGAGTATTTTGATGCCAGTGAGGTGATTTTGTGTGAGACCTCATCAGAGGCAGAGGCTTCAGATGAGTCTGGCCTGAGTGacatcaccaccaccagcaaCTCAGAGCCTGAGGAGGGACATG ctacTGCCACCCTCAACTACCGGGCCAGTCTGAACAATGCTCCTGAGAGACCCAGCCCAGTGCCTGCTAATACTG GCCGTCGCACTGCCCTCCCCGCCCCAGGAACAGACAACAGCCACATTGGCATCATGACCATCCTGTACAACAACATCGGCAAGGACCTGTCTAGAGTCTCTATGCCGGTCGCTCTCAATGAGCCGGTGTCTTTGCTGCAGAGACTCAGTGAAGAGCTGGAGTACTCTGAGCTGCTGGACATTGCCAACAACATTGATGATCCATATGAGAGAATG GTTTATGTGGCAGCATTCTCCATCTCTGGATATGCCTGGGCATCCTGGAGGTATCGCTACAAACCCTTCAACCCTGTTCTGGGAGAAACCTACGAGAgtcacagagaagacagaggctTTCGCTACATCAGTGAGCAG gTCAGCCACCACCCTCCTGTCTCCGCCTGCCATGCAGAGTCAGAAAACTTCACTTTCTGGCAAG atCAGAGATGGAAAAACAAGTTTTGGGGGAAGTCCGTGGAGATCATCTCTTCTGGACTGGTCAACGTTACCCTGCCCAA gtACGGTGATCACTACGAATGGAACAAGGCAGTGACATGTATCCACAACGTGCTGAGTCAGCAGCGCTGGTTGGAGCACTATGGTGAGGTGGtcatcagaaacacaaagagtgATGTCTGCACCTGCAAGATCACGTTTGTCAAg TCTCGCTACTGGAGCTCAGACAACAGTAAGAACGAGGTGCAGGGTGTGGTTCTGAACCAGGCTGGAGAGGTGGTTCATCGTTTTGGAGGTCTCTGGCATGAGGGCATTTTCTGTGACACCCTGGTCACACCAACATGCATCTGGAAGCCCA ACGTGCAGCCTGATGACCACTTTGACTTCTACGGCTTCTCACGTTACGCAAGAGAACTAAATGAACTGACGCCTGACCTGGAGGCTGTCCTCCCTCCTACAGACACACGCTTCAGACCGGACCAGAG gcTCCTGGAGGAGGGGAAGGTAGCAGAGGCAGATAAAAAGAAGGATGAGGTagaagagaagcagagggagaggagaaaggagatgGCCAAGATAGGGCAAGAGCACATTCCCAGGTTTTTCAG GAAAGCTTTGGACGAGGCTGGCAGGGAGGTGTGGCTGACCAATCAAACCTACTGGAAGCTCCGCAAAGACCCGGGCTTTGCCAAGACTGAAAATCTGGACCTGTGGTAG